One stretch of Xanthomonas sp. DAR 35659 DNA includes these proteins:
- a CDS encoding carbohydrate porin, whose translation MNKYPCIALAALSAALCCAQAAAQDFDPAKTLTGDWGGARSRLVDSGVDLRLSYTGEFAHNNSGGLRDDTYAYADQFFLAGTFDLDKLWAWHGATFKVEVANRNGDALNDKAGFPTLLGVQEIHGRGSVTRLSQFSLTQELFDDRLSIKLGRLYANGDFFSFSCKFQNLSFCGGLPGYVSNGWYVDPISQYGAVVTFKPNDAWRFKVGAYDVNPNNLDRDQGLKLKTDGDSQGTLLVAEVEYLPSFGDGLQGHYRVGGWRNSANYRNTVTASGLPSDLSNDTTAVMDSESGYYATAEQVLWRAPGGGALRVFGNWVQADKDTDRIDQMLQVGAWLDAPFASRPDDRIGFAAGRTRVSARLGDAQRRYNAALPAGAAAVGVQEYEYPLELNYQFAITPALSLMPNLQYIRNANGIKDNNGVVGGLRVSMNF comes from the coding sequence GGCGGCACTGTCGGCGGCCCTGTGCTGCGCGCAGGCCGCGGCCCAGGACTTCGACCCGGCCAAGACCCTGACCGGCGACTGGGGCGGCGCGCGCTCGCGCCTGGTCGACAGTGGCGTGGACCTGCGCCTGTCCTACACCGGCGAGTTCGCGCACAACAACTCCGGCGGCCTGCGCGACGACACCTACGCCTATGCCGACCAGTTCTTCCTGGCCGGCACCTTCGACCTGGACAAGCTGTGGGCGTGGCATGGCGCCACCTTCAAGGTGGAAGTGGCCAACCGCAACGGCGACGCGCTCAACGACAAAGCCGGCTTTCCCACCCTGCTGGGGGTGCAGGAGATCCACGGCCGCGGCTCGGTGACGCGCCTGAGCCAGTTCTCGTTGACCCAGGAACTATTCGACGACCGCCTCAGCATCAAGCTCGGCCGCCTGTACGCCAACGGCGATTTCTTCTCGTTCTCCTGCAAGTTCCAGAACCTGAGCTTCTGCGGCGGCCTGCCCGGCTATGTCAGCAACGGCTGGTACGTCGACCCGATCAGCCAGTACGGCGCGGTGGTCACGTTCAAGCCCAACGACGCCTGGCGCTTCAAGGTCGGCGCCTACGACGTCAATCCGAACAACCTGGACCGCGACCAGGGCCTGAAGCTGAAGACCGACGGCGACAGCCAGGGCACGCTGCTGGTGGCCGAGGTCGAATACCTGCCCAGCTTCGGCGATGGACTACAGGGCCATTACCGCGTCGGCGGCTGGCGCAACAGCGCCAACTACCGCAACACCGTCACCGCCAGCGGCCTGCCCTCCGACCTCAGCAACGACACCACCGCGGTGATGGACAGCGAAAGCGGCTACTACGCCACCGCCGAGCAGGTGCTGTGGCGCGCGCCCGGCGGCGGTGCGCTGCGCGTGTTCGGCAACTGGGTGCAGGCCGACAAGGACACCGACCGCATCGACCAGATGCTGCAGGTGGGGGCGTGGCTGGACGCGCCGTTCGCGTCGCGCCCGGACGACCGCATCGGCTTCGCCGCCGGCCGGACCCGCGTCAGCGCGCGCCTGGGCGACGCGCAGCGCCGCTACAACGCCGCGCTGCCGGCCGGCGCGGCGGCGGTGGGCGTGCAGGAATACGAGTATCCGCTGGAACTGAACTACCAGTTCGCCATCACCCCGGCGCTGTCGCTGATGCCGAACCTGCAGTACATCCGCAACGCGAACGGCATCAAGGACAACAACGGCGTGGTCGGCGGATTGCGGGTCAGCATGAACTTCTGA
- a CDS encoding NAD-dependent dehydratase has product MKILLAGATGLVGRHALAQLLDAPACSAVVAPTRRALDLVHPKLHNPLVDFDRLPAQAPWWQVDAALCALGTTMKQAGSRTAFRRVDHDYPLAIAQLALQHGATAFALNSALGADPRSRVFYNRVKGELERDLQALGFASLTLVRPGLIGGARAQPRSAERMAGVLLRALGPLVPRRYRINPATHVAAALVDGALRPRAGFHVVGSDQLV; this is encoded by the coding sequence ATGAAGATCCTGCTCGCCGGGGCCACCGGCCTGGTCGGCCGTCACGCGCTGGCCCAACTGCTCGACGCGCCGGCGTGCAGCGCGGTGGTCGCGCCGACCCGGCGCGCGCTGGATCTGGTCCATCCCAAGCTGCACAACCCGCTGGTGGACTTCGACCGCTTGCCGGCACAGGCGCCGTGGTGGCAGGTCGACGCGGCGCTCTGCGCGCTGGGCACGACGATGAAGCAGGCCGGTTCGCGCACGGCGTTCCGCCGCGTCGACCACGACTATCCGCTGGCGATCGCGCAATTGGCGCTGCAGCACGGCGCCACCGCGTTCGCGTTGAATTCGGCGCTGGGCGCCGATCCGCGCTCGCGGGTCTTCTACAACCGGGTCAAGGGCGAACTGGAGCGCGACCTGCAGGCGCTGGGCTTCGCCTCGCTGACCCTGGTGCGCCCGGGCCTGATCGGCGGTGCGCGTGCGCAGCCGCGCAGCGCCGAGCGCATGGCCGGCGTGTTGCTGCGCGCACTGGGACCGCTAGTGCCGCGGCGCTACCGGATCAATCCGGCAACGCACGTCGCCGCCGCGCTGGTGGACGGCGCGTTGCGGCCGCGTGCCGGGTTCCATGTGGTTGGTTCCGATCAGTTGGTCTGA
- a CDS encoding carbohydrate kinase family protein, whose amino-acid sequence MFVVCGEALYDIFIDGYAGTSVGMTARQGGSPFNVAIGLARLGTPSALFTGLSTDPLGRQLRATLEREGVAPDYCIDKAEATTLVMVALDAQGVPNYGFYGTGCADRALTDADLPAFDAAVGGLHFGSYTLVAETTASAFQTLAERERGQRLISLDPNVRPTVEPDMAVWRARLQRWIALAHVVKVSQEDIELLYPRQDPFAVARGWLQHGPSLVVMTLGGDGAVAWRGDAEARVPGRAVQVADTVGAGDSFQAALLHQVPDLAALAALAPTPAALRNVLDFCVAAAAINCTRAGANPPNLDEVRAAL is encoded by the coding sequence ATGTTCGTGGTGTGTGGAGAGGCCTTGTACGACATCTTCATCGACGGCTACGCCGGCACCTCGGTCGGCATGACCGCGCGCCAGGGCGGTTCGCCGTTCAACGTGGCGATCGGCCTGGCCCGCCTCGGCACGCCGTCGGCGCTGTTCACCGGCCTGTCCACCGATCCGCTCGGCCGCCAACTGCGCGCCACCCTGGAGCGCGAAGGCGTGGCGCCGGACTACTGCATCGACAAGGCCGAGGCGACCACCCTGGTGATGGTCGCGCTGGACGCGCAGGGCGTGCCCAACTACGGCTTCTACGGCACCGGCTGCGCCGACCGCGCGCTGACCGACGCCGACCTGCCGGCCTTCGACGCGGCGGTCGGCGGCCTGCACTTCGGCTCCTACACCCTGGTCGCCGAAACCACCGCCAGCGCTTTCCAGACCCTGGCCGAGCGCGAGCGCGGGCAGCGCCTGATCTCGCTGGATCCGAACGTGCGGCCCACCGTGGAACCGGACATGGCAGTGTGGCGCGCGCGCCTGCAGCGCTGGATCGCGCTGGCGCACGTGGTCAAGGTCAGCCAGGAGGACATCGAACTGCTGTACCCGCGGCAGGACCCGTTCGCGGTCGCGCGCGGCTGGCTGCAGCACGGTCCGTCGCTGGTGGTGATGACCCTGGGCGGCGACGGCGCGGTGGCCTGGCGCGGCGACGCCGAGGCGCGGGTGCCCGGCCGTGCGGTGCAGGTGGCCGACACGGTCGGTGCCGGCGACAGCTTCCAGGCCGCGCTGCTGCACCAGGTGCCGGACCTGGCCGCGCTCGCCGCGCTGGCGCCGACCCCGGCGGCGCTGCGGAACGTGCTGGACTTCTGCGTGGCCGCGGCGGCGATCAACTGCACCCGCGCCGGCGCCAACCCGCCGAACCTGGACGAGGTCCGCGCCGCGCTGTGA
- a CDS encoding diguanylate cyclase, translated as MSDPRDEPPASGLRKLLSPRRREPAPAAGAPLATRTRAHARAPGAAPTASDGHTDPAAATAALIRLFHHAHQPLDLLGAFADGMASLHGELGDMGRRLQSAAASGDWPSYGRALRQLIDKYIRTIDVDDPLAGPSDVERLRDLLRQAVAGALAALLHTLPELASESEATGEALRQWHPGQPLEPLAQRVRELCHQVALRASDSQEQQTLLLGLFDLLLENVGELLDDTSWLQGQIAVVRDLISGPLDRYSIDEARGSLREVIYKQGLLKQGIAESKEAMKEMMVTFVENLDGMAISTSEFHDRIADYSQTIRDARSIGDLNRLLQEVLQDTGQVQQQALRARDHLIAARQEVDAAEQRILRLEQELLDVSGLVRVDQLTGALNRRGLEELFARELARTERGAQPLCVAMLDLDDFRRLNETYGHPGGDAALRHVVEVARTTLRASDAIARFGGEEFLLLMPDCTIFEAAAAVTRVQRALAQRAVVHEDQRIFVSFSAGVALRRAGELQDAMVRRADRALYEAKKAGKNRVVSGD; from the coding sequence ATGTCGGATCCACGCGACGAACCGCCTGCGAGCGGGCTACGCAAGCTGTTGTCGCCACGCCGCCGCGAACCGGCACCGGCCGCCGGCGCGCCGCTGGCGACGCGCACGCGCGCCCATGCGCGCGCGCCCGGTGCCGCGCCGACCGCCAGCGACGGGCACACCGATCCGGCCGCGGCCACCGCGGCGCTGATCCGCCTGTTCCACCACGCCCACCAGCCGCTGGACCTGCTCGGCGCCTTCGCCGACGGCATGGCCAGCCTGCACGGCGAGCTCGGCGACATGGGCCGGCGCCTGCAGTCGGCGGCCGCCAGCGGCGACTGGCCGAGCTACGGCCGCGCGCTGCGCCAACTGATCGACAAGTACATCCGCACCATCGACGTGGACGACCCGCTGGCCGGCCCGAGCGACGTGGAACGGCTGCGCGACCTGCTGCGCCAGGCGGTGGCCGGCGCGCTCGCCGCGCTGCTGCACACCCTGCCCGAACTGGCCAGCGAGTCGGAAGCCACCGGCGAGGCGCTGCGGCAGTGGCACCCCGGGCAGCCGCTGGAGCCGCTGGCGCAGCGCGTGCGCGAGTTGTGCCACCAGGTGGCGCTGCGCGCCAGCGACAGCCAGGAGCAGCAGACCCTGCTGCTGGGCCTGTTCGACCTGCTGCTGGAGAACGTCGGCGAACTGCTCGACGACACCAGCTGGCTGCAGGGCCAGATCGCGGTGGTGCGCGACCTGATCAGCGGCCCGCTGGACCGCTACTCGATCGACGAGGCGCGCGGCAGCCTGCGCGAGGTGATCTACAAGCAGGGCCTGCTCAAGCAGGGCATCGCCGAATCCAAGGAAGCGATGAAGGAGATGATGGTCACCTTCGTCGAGAACCTGGACGGCATGGCGATCAGCACCAGCGAGTTCCACGACCGCATCGCCGACTACTCGCAGACCATCCGCGACGCGCGCAGCATCGGCGATCTCAACCGCCTGCTGCAGGAAGTGCTGCAGGACACCGGCCAGGTACAGCAGCAGGCGCTGCGCGCGCGCGACCACCTGATCGCCGCGCGCCAGGAAGTGGACGCGGCCGAGCAGCGCATCCTGCGCCTGGAGCAGGAACTGCTGGACGTCAGCGGCCTGGTGCGGGTCGACCAGCTCACCGGCGCGCTCAACCGGCGCGGGCTGGAAGAGCTGTTCGCGCGCGAACTGGCGCGCACCGAGCGCGGCGCGCAGCCGCTGTGCGTGGCGATGCTGGACCTGGACGATTTCCGCAGGCTCAACGAGACCTACGGCCATCCCGGCGGCGACGCCGCGCTGCGCCACGTGGTCGAGGTCGCGCGCACCACGCTGCGCGCCAGCGACGCGATCGCCCGCTTCGGCGGCGAGGAATTCCTGCTGCTGATGCCCGACTGCACCATCTTCGAGGCCGCCGCCGCGGTGACCCGGGTGCAGCGCGCGCTGGCCCAGCGCGCGGTGGTGCACGAGGACCAGCGCATCTTCGTCAGCTTCAGCGCCGGTGTCGCGCTGCGCCGCGCCGGCGAGCTGCAGGACGCGATGGTCAGGCGCGCGGACCGCGCGCTGTACGAGGCCAAGAAGGCGGGCAAGAATCGGGTGGTGTCGGGGGACTAG
- a CDS encoding DUF808 domain-containing protein, translating into MAGASLFTLLDDIATLLDDVAVLTKVAAKKTAGVLGDDLALNAQQVTGVSADRELPVVWAVAKGSLLNKAILVPAALAISAWLPWAITPLMMIGGAFLCFEGVEKLAHRFLHSKEEDAQRHAQQLQALADTQVDVVALEKDKIKGAVRTDFILSAEIIVLSLGVVAGVPFLQQLTVLVAIALAMTVGVYGLVAGIVKLDDLGLYLTRKGAAAASIGRGILWLAPWLMRVLSIAGTAAMFLVGGGILVHSIGPLHHAMEAMAPTGGLRGVVLALGNAVVGVIAGAVVLGAVLLFKKVRD; encoded by the coding sequence ATGGCCGGCGCCAGCCTGTTCACCCTGCTCGACGATATCGCCACCCTGCTCGACGACGTGGCGGTTCTGACCAAGGTGGCGGCGAAGAAGACCGCCGGCGTGCTCGGCGACGACCTGGCGTTGAACGCGCAGCAGGTGACCGGGGTCAGCGCCGACCGCGAGCTGCCGGTGGTATGGGCGGTGGCCAAGGGCTCGCTGCTCAACAAGGCGATCCTGGTGCCGGCGGCGCTGGCGATCAGCGCCTGGCTGCCGTGGGCGATCACTCCGCTGATGATGATCGGCGGCGCGTTCCTGTGCTTCGAGGGCGTGGAGAAGCTGGCGCACCGCTTCCTGCATTCCAAGGAGGAGGATGCGCAGCGGCATGCGCAGCAGCTGCAGGCGCTGGCCGACACGCAGGTGGACGTGGTCGCGCTGGAGAAGGACAAGATCAAGGGCGCGGTCCGCACCGACTTCATCCTGTCCGCCGAGATCATCGTGCTGTCGCTGGGCGTGGTCGCGGGCGTGCCGTTCCTGCAGCAGCTCACCGTGCTGGTGGCGATCGCGCTGGCGATGACGGTCGGCGTGTACGGCCTGGTCGCCGGCATCGTCAAGCTCGACGACCTGGGCCTGTACCTGACCCGCAAGGGCGCGGCGGCGGCATCGATCGGCCGCGGCATCCTGTGGCTGGCGCCGTGGCTGATGCGGGTGCTGTCGATCGCCGGCACCGCGGCCATGTTCCTGGTGGGCGGCGGCATCCTGGTGCACAGCATCGGCCCGCTGCACCATGCCATGGAAGCCATGGCCCCGACCGGTGGCCTGCGCGGCGTGGTGCTCGCGTTGGGCAATGCGGTGGTCGGCGTGATCGCCGGCGCGGTGGTGCTGGGTGCGGTGCTGCTGTTCAAGAAGGTCCGGGATTAG
- a CDS encoding dihydroxyacetone kinase subunit DhaK → MDQFLTAPRAIVDDVLDAVAALQPLLRSDPASGTRIVLQAERDPAQVAVLSGGGAGHEPAHAGFVGPGMLSGAIAGDLFASPGVEAVLAAIRACADAPGVLLVIKNYTGDRLNFGLAAERARAEGIDVASILVADDIALPDAAQPRGIAGTVLVHKYVGHLAREGVALAELTRRGQAFADRLLSLGMALSSCTVPGQHAGRRAPELGLGIHNEPGTRKVQPASVEEALALVLEPLLAQADARYGADAKLVLMLNDLGGCSTQELGVLTRLALQHIGVARVALMTLPAALMTSMDMHGFSVTLAPADADVLAALQAPVQTLGWPGVRVPHAPSHFAPALSRSDAHRHGARDARRGAALARVAQALIAAQAELDALDARTGDGDAGSTFAAGARALQQALHEDALATGEAAALAHGLAATIERSMGGSSGVLLSILLTTAATELEAGRGWVPALRAGVARMQHYGGAQAGDRTMLDALLPALEALARGDGHAEAARAARAGADATARLDQARAGRSAAVPADALRGVVDPGAEAVARAFAAWE, encoded by the coding sequence ATGGACCAGTTCCTCACCGCGCCCCGCGCCATCGTCGACGACGTGCTCGACGCCGTCGCCGCGCTGCAACCGCTGCTGCGTTCGGACCCGGCCAGCGGCACCCGCATCGTGCTGCAGGCCGAGCGCGACCCCGCGCAGGTCGCGGTGCTGTCCGGCGGCGGCGCCGGCCATGAACCGGCGCACGCCGGCTTCGTCGGCCCGGGCATGCTCAGCGGCGCCATCGCCGGCGACCTGTTCGCCTCGCCCGGCGTGGAAGCGGTCCTGGCCGCGATCCGCGCCTGCGCCGACGCGCCCGGGGTGCTGCTGGTGATCAAGAACTACACCGGCGACCGGCTCAATTTCGGCCTGGCCGCCGAGCGCGCCCGCGCCGAGGGCATCGACGTGGCCAGCATCCTGGTCGCCGACGACATCGCCCTGCCCGACGCCGCGCAGCCGCGCGGCATCGCCGGCACCGTGCTGGTGCACAAGTACGTCGGCCACCTGGCCCGCGAAGGCGTGGCGCTGGCCGAGCTGACGCGGCGCGGGCAGGCCTTCGCCGACCGCCTGCTGTCGCTGGGCATGGCCCTGTCCAGTTGCACCGTGCCCGGCCAGCACGCCGGCCGCCGCGCGCCGGAACTGGGCCTGGGCATCCACAACGAGCCGGGCACGCGCAAGGTGCAGCCGGCCTCGGTCGAGGAGGCGCTGGCCTTAGTGCTGGAGCCGCTGCTGGCCCAGGCCGATGCGCGCTACGGCGCCGACGCGAAACTGGTGCTGATGCTCAACGACCTCGGCGGCTGCTCCACCCAGGAACTGGGCGTGCTGACCCGGTTGGCGCTGCAGCACATCGGCGTGGCACGCGTCGCGCTGATGACATTGCCGGCGGCGCTGATGACCTCGATGGACATGCACGGCTTCTCGGTCACCCTGGCGCCGGCCGACGCCGACGTGCTCGCCGCGCTGCAGGCGCCGGTGCAGACCCTGGGCTGGCCGGGCGTGCGCGTGCCGCATGCGCCCAGCCACTTCGCCCCCGCGTTGTCGCGCAGCGACGCGCACCGGCATGGCGCCCGCGATGCGCGGCGCGGCGCGGCCCTGGCCCGGGTCGCGCAGGCGCTGATCGCCGCACAGGCGGAGCTGGACGCGCTCGACGCGCGCACCGGCGACGGCGATGCCGGCAGCACCTTCGCCGCCGGCGCCCGCGCGCTGCAGCAGGCGCTGCACGAGGACGCGCTGGCGACGGGCGAGGCCGCCGCGCTGGCGCACGGCCTGGCGGCGACGATCGAACGCAGCATGGGCGGCTCCAGCGGCGTGCTGCTGTCGATCCTGCTCACCACCGCGGCGACCGAGCTGGAGGCCGGACGCGGCTGGGTGCCGGCGCTGCGGGCCGGCGTGGCGCGGATGCAGCACTACGGCGGCGCGCAAGCGGGCGACCGGACCATGCTCGACGCGTTGCTGCCGGCGCTGGAGGCGCTGGCGCGCGGCGACGGTCACGCCGAGGCGGCGCGCGCCGCCCGCGCCGGCGCCGACGCCACCGCACGCCTGGACCAAGCCCGTGCCGGCCGCTCGGCGGCGGTACCGGCGGACGCCTTGCGCGGCGTGGTCGATCCGGGCGCCGAGGCCGTGGCGCGCGCCTTCGCGGCGTGGGAATGA
- a CDS encoding XAC2610-related protein, with amino-acid sequence MSSVVSRVLRRFGFRSACACLALWCALPLAATAAPTERYVGEAFDAQAFAASKRRSYDVQDFSERYRATLEVQDSDEVFRPGIVRVFARGSATPLIEVASPELVLDTSPKGGKVKANVQQLPYGEQSVLIYADFNFDGIKDLALMDGQNSCYHGPSYQVYLGSADGFEASPGFTELAQSNCGLFEVDAQAREIRTMSKDGCCWHQVASYSVRNGEPLLEREIVEDATGASSGLAQETRYRDQGGKRVADKRYLWDEDGGTAAGERRILLEFRLAPAGKRIVVFTNGNDATRPYYAALGAQQRVDLLYPDAEREAMDYDAERHVLSFDRGDTTYRIVGDAHGAPQRMEVAVRGKTQTLALQPGSVHGSLQAVARALRDAQAAEAQ; translated from the coding sequence ATGTCCTCCGTCGTTTCGCGTGTCCTGCGTCGTTTCGGTTTCCGGTCGGCGTGCGCGTGCCTGGCGCTGTGGTGCGCGTTGCCGCTGGCCGCCACGGCGGCGCCTACGGAACGCTATGTCGGCGAGGCGTTCGACGCGCAGGCCTTTGCCGCCAGCAAGCGCCGCAGCTACGACGTGCAGGATTTCTCCGAGCGCTACCGGGCGACGCTGGAAGTGCAGGACAGCGACGAGGTGTTCCGTCCGGGCATCGTGCGCGTGTTCGCGCGCGGCAGCGCCACGCCGCTGATCGAAGTGGCCTCGCCCGAACTGGTGCTGGACACCAGCCCCAAGGGCGGCAAGGTCAAGGCCAATGTGCAGCAATTGCCCTATGGCGAGCAGAGCGTGCTGATCTACGCCGATTTCAACTTCGACGGGATCAAGGACCTGGCGCTGATGGACGGGCAGAACAGCTGCTACCACGGTCCCTCCTACCAGGTGTACCTGGGCAGCGCCGACGGTTTCGAGGCCAGCCCCGGCTTCACCGAGCTGGCGCAGAGCAATTGCGGCCTGTTCGAGGTGGATGCGCAGGCGCGCGAGATCCGCACCATGAGCAAGGACGGCTGCTGCTGGCACCAGGTCGCGAGTTATTCGGTGCGCAACGGCGAGCCACTGCTGGAGCGCGAGATCGTCGAGGACGCGACCGGCGCGTCGTCGGGGCTGGCCCAGGAGACGCGCTACCGCGACCAGGGCGGCAAGCGCGTGGCCGACAAGCGCTACCTGTGGGACGAGGACGGCGGCACCGCGGCGGGCGAGCGCAGGATCCTGCTCGAATTCCGCCTGGCGCCGGCCGGCAAGCGCATCGTGGTGTTCACCAACGGCAACGATGCGACGCGGCCGTACTACGCGGCGCTCGGCGCGCAGCAGCGGGTCGATCTGCTGTATCCGGACGCCGAACGCGAGGCCATGGACTACGACGCCGAGCGCCACGTACTCAGTTTCGACCGCGGCGACACCACCTACCGCATCGTCGGCGATGCGCACGGCGCGCCGCAGCGGATGGAGGTCGCGGTGCGCGGCAAGACCCAGACGCTGGCGCTGCAGCCCGGCTCGGTGCACGGCTCGTTGCAGGCGGTGGCGCGGGCGCTGCGCGATGCGCAGGCGGCCGAGGCGCAATAA
- a CDS encoding ABC1 kinase family protein: MSATPDAADTPHVVGGLSRRTQILRLLLRYRGSGVFSGMDVEAADAEHALPEGTPEQFVSDLEALGPTFVKLGQMLSTRPDVVPPEFATALERMQENTTPIPAERIREIVEAELGVAVNKAFSAFDDTPLGTASLAQVHRAALRDGTPVAIKVQKPEVAAQVRSDLEVLKSFANAADKLTGLGRRIRFADWLAEFGKALLAELNYEAEAENLARFGDHLKPFPQLWVPQPIWDLSSRRVLTMQLAEGVRVDRISGLRRTEQPMDDLAAALVRGYLDQMFVHGEIHADPHPGNLRVLGDGRLAIFDLGMVAHVPPKLRERLLKLLFAAVDGRGEEVAEETIALSTRLENFDEDHYQRETGQMIARYAAHDATSEGRVVLDLVRIATAYGLRTPPELSLLGKTLLNLEAVCRALSPHLDTRSVVEDQLQHVMRARLKKSLSAANLASEAMEMQALLREGPRKLSDILTLAAENRLQVRVAGLEESRLMESLQKIANRVAAGIVTAALILASTQMMRIDTGAKLFGYPAIAMVLFLLGVVLGLGIIASAVLFDRRTRVREERGRR, translated from the coding sequence ATGAGCGCGACGCCCGACGCTGCGGACACCCCGCACGTGGTCGGTGGCCTCAGCCGCCGTACCCAGATCCTGCGCCTGCTGCTGCGCTACCGCGGTTCCGGGGTGTTCTCCGGCATGGACGTGGAGGCCGCCGACGCCGAGCACGCGCTACCGGAGGGCACTCCCGAGCAGTTCGTCAGCGACCTGGAAGCGCTCGGCCCGACCTTCGTCAAGCTCGGGCAGATGCTGTCCACGCGCCCGGACGTGGTGCCGCCGGAATTCGCCACCGCGCTGGAACGGATGCAGGAGAACACCACGCCGATTCCGGCCGAACGCATCCGCGAGATCGTCGAGGCCGAACTCGGGGTGGCGGTCAACAAGGCCTTCTCCGCCTTCGACGACACCCCGCTGGGCACCGCCTCGCTGGCGCAGGTGCACCGCGCCGCGTTGCGCGACGGCACGCCGGTGGCGATCAAGGTGCAAAAACCCGAGGTCGCCGCGCAGGTGCGCTCGGACCTGGAGGTGCTGAAGAGCTTCGCCAACGCCGCCGACAAGCTGACCGGCCTGGGCCGGCGCATCCGCTTCGCCGACTGGCTGGCCGAGTTCGGCAAGGCGCTGCTGGCCGAACTGAACTACGAGGCGGAGGCGGAGAACCTGGCGCGCTTCGGCGACCACCTCAAGCCGTTCCCGCAGCTGTGGGTGCCGCAGCCGATCTGGGACCTGAGCAGCCGCCGGGTGCTGACCATGCAACTGGCCGAGGGCGTGCGCGTGGACCGGATTTCCGGCCTGCGCCGCACCGAGCAGCCGATGGACGACCTGGCCGCGGCGCTGGTGCGCGGCTATCTGGACCAAATGTTCGTGCACGGCGAGATCCATGCCGATCCGCATCCCGGCAACCTGCGCGTGCTCGGCGACGGACGCCTGGCGATCTTCGACCTGGGCATGGTCGCGCACGTGCCGCCGAAGCTGCGCGAGCGCCTGCTCAAGCTGCTGTTCGCCGCGGTCGACGGCCGCGGCGAGGAAGTGGCCGAGGAGACCATCGCGCTGAGCACGCGTCTGGAGAATTTCGACGAGGACCACTACCAGCGCGAGACCGGGCAGATGATCGCGCGCTACGCCGCGCACGACGCCACCTCCGAGGGCCGCGTGGTGCTGGACCTGGTGCGCATCGCCACCGCCTACGGACTGCGCACGCCGCCGGAGCTGAGCCTGCTCGGCAAGACCCTGCTGAATCTGGAAGCGGTGTGCCGCGCGCTGTCGCCCCACCTGGACACGCGCAGCGTGGTCGAGGACCAGTTGCAGCACGTGATGCGCGCGCGGCTGAAGAAATCGCTGTCGGCGGCGAACCTGGCCAGCGAGGCGATGGAGATGCAGGCGCTGCTGCGCGAGGGGCCGCGCAAGCTGTCGGACATCCTGACCCTGGCCGCGGAAAACCGGCTGCAGGTGCGCGTGGCGGGGCTGGAGGAATCGCGGCTGATGGAGAGCCTGCAGAAGATCGCCAACCGCGTCGCTGCCGGCATCGTCACCGCCGCGCTGATCCTGGCCTCCACGCAGATGATGCGCATCGACACCGGCGCCAAGCTGTTCGGCTACCCGGCCATCGCGATGGTGTTGTTCCTGCTCGGCGTGGTGCTGGGCCTGGGCATCATCGCCAGCGCGGTGCTGTTCGACCGGCGCACGCGGGTGCGCGAGGAACGCGGCCGGCGCTAG